A window of Terriglobales bacterium genomic DNA:
TCTCGCAGCCGCCACTGCCGCTCCGGCGGCGACTGGTGGAACTGCTGCTGGGCGGTGGGTTGTTGGCCTCCGCGGCTTCCTTTCTTTATCCCGTTTTGCGCTACATCGTCCCGCCGCCTTCGGCCGATCTCGGTGCCGACACCGTGGTGGCGGGCAAGGTGGGCGATCTGAAGCCCAACTCCGGCATGATCTTCCGTTTTGGCAGCCGGCCTGGGATCCTGATCTTCACCGCCGACCGCGAATACCGCGCTCTCTCCGCCACCTGCACCCACCTGGACTGCACCGTGCAGTACCGCGACGACCTGCACAACATCTGGTGCGCCTGCCACAACGGAATGTACGACCTGAGCGGCCGCAACGTTTCCGGACCACCGCCTCGGCCGCTGGAAGCCTACGAGGTTCACGTGCAGGGCGATGAGATCATCGTCAGCCGGCGCCAGAAGGCTTGACATGAAGAATCTCGTCACCCGTGCATACGAATGGCTGGATGAGC
This region includes:
- a CDS encoding Rieske (2Fe-2S) protein — encoded protein: MNPPGADISQPPLPLRRRLVELLLGGGLLASAASFLYPVLRYIVPPPSADLGADTVVAGKVGDLKPNSGMIFRFGSRPGILIFTADREYRALSATCTHLDCTVQYRDDLHNIWCACHNGMYDLSGRNVSGPPPRPLEAYEVHVQGDEIIVSRRQKA